A region from the Leptospira venezuelensis genome encodes:
- the rpoB gene encoding DNA-directed RNA polymerase subunit beta has translation MYGQVERKRVNFGKITNLDYLPNLIQIQKKSFDWFLQSEVKDPTKRKNQGLEAVFRETFPIESPNNDMVMEYSHYVLGDAKKSPQECKDTDATFALPLKAVIRLIIKETGEIREQVVYMGDLPVMTEQGTFIINGAERVVVSQLHRSPGIFFSYDEERDTYSARVIPYRGSWLEFEMDNKGILVAKIDRKKKFPATLLVKSLGHGTNEEILRLFYKSSKAKIGGASTKELKRLIGRRVIADVINMETGEVMLDAGSKINEDNISILKEMKVKEVELVEYPKDKDNPVLVNCLEKDGVNDYEDAVLKFHGIMRQGEPSTIENAEAELNRLFFSPKSFDLGDVGRYKINSKFEFNNPKEFTSAIERVLRPADIIETVRYLLNLISETENYYPDDIDHLGNRRIRSVGELIANQLKVGFTRVERVIKERMTVQEVGTQTPQLLISIKPITAVINEFFGSSQLSQFMDQTNPLAELTHKRRLNALGPGGLSRDRAGFEVRDVHYSHYGRMCPIETPEGPNIGLILSMSSYARVNDYGFLETPYRVVKNSKVSNNIEYLTADKEEYHSIAVSSSPVDEKGEFKNKLISTRHRSDYPFRNPNEIQYMDLAPMQVVSVSTALIPFLEHDDANRALMGSNMQRQAVPLLRQEAPFVGTGMETRAAYDSRICIISRHDGVVTYVDAEKVVIERKGGKESDTYDLTKFKKTNQGTCFNQTPVVGVVHSEIDGKVTKVSKEKIEVTADNGNVREYNLISGNKQYQPIVSNGEEVRRGTTIAGQIVSGERMDENGNILQKGTVLADGPAVDNGTLALGRNVLVAFMPWEGYNFEDAILISEKVVKDDIFSSIHIEEFEIQARETKLGQEQITRDIPNLSDKAFRDLDETGVIRVGAEVKPGDILVGMVTPKGETDLTPEYKLLHSIFGEKAKEVRDSSLRMPNGFEGTVIDIKRFSREKGDELPAGVEEMVKVFVARKRKLLVGDKMAGRHGNKGVVARIMAEEDMPYMEDGTPMDIVLNPLGVPSRMNLGQIFETQLGLAASKLGINFETPVFDGATEADVEKYCKEANLPLSSKFKLYDGRTGLPFMNEVFCGYIYMLKLAHLVDDKIHARSTGPYSLVTQQPLGGKAQFGGQRLGEMEVWALEAYGASHTLQELLTIKSDDMLGRARIYEAIVKGIHSIKPGIPESFNVLVQELRGLALDIVITDSEGNSVDISDYEDEYSKSKKKIKFETIENA, from the coding sequence ATGTACGGTCAAGTAGAAAGAAAACGGGTAAACTTCGGTAAGATCACCAATTTGGATTACCTTCCTAACTTGATTCAGATTCAGAAGAAGTCTTTCGATTGGTTTCTTCAATCAGAAGTTAAGGATCCCACAAAAAGAAAAAACCAGGGACTAGAAGCGGTTTTTAGAGAAACCTTCCCTATTGAAAGTCCGAACAACGACATGGTGATGGAATACAGCCACTATGTTTTAGGAGACGCTAAAAAATCTCCTCAAGAATGTAAGGACACAGATGCTACTTTTGCTCTTCCTTTAAAAGCAGTTATTCGACTCATCATCAAAGAAACCGGAGAGATCCGTGAGCAAGTCGTTTATATGGGCGATCTTCCTGTAATGACTGAGCAAGGAACTTTTATCATCAATGGAGCTGAGCGTGTTGTAGTTTCTCAGCTTCACCGTTCACCAGGTATCTTCTTCTCTTATGATGAAGAAAGAGATACTTACTCTGCCAGAGTGATCCCTTATCGCGGATCCTGGTTGGAATTTGAAATGGACAATAAGGGAATCCTGGTCGCTAAAATTGACCGTAAGAAAAAATTCCCTGCAACTCTTCTTGTTAAGTCTTTAGGACACGGAACAAACGAAGAGATCTTACGTCTTTTCTATAAATCCTCCAAAGCAAAAATCGGCGGAGCTTCCACAAAAGAACTTAAACGTCTGATCGGACGTAGAGTGATCGCTGATGTGATCAATATGGAAACCGGAGAGGTAATGCTCGATGCCGGTTCCAAAATCAACGAAGATAATATCTCCATCTTAAAAGAGATGAAGGTGAAGGAAGTTGAGTTAGTAGAATATCCTAAAGACAAGGATAATCCTGTTTTAGTGAACTGCTTGGAAAAAGACGGCGTCAACGATTACGAAGATGCAGTTCTAAAATTCCACGGTATCATGAGACAAGGTGAACCTTCTACGATTGAGAACGCAGAAGCTGAATTGAATCGCCTATTCTTCTCTCCTAAATCTTTTGATTTGGGTGATGTTGGTCGTTACAAGATCAATAGCAAATTTGAATTCAATAACCCTAAAGAATTTACAAGTGCGATAGAAAGAGTTCTTCGTCCTGCAGATATCATCGAGACTGTACGTTACCTTCTCAACTTGATTTCTGAAACAGAGAACTACTATCCGGATGATATTGACCACTTAGGGAACCGTCGTATTCGTTCCGTTGGTGAACTAATCGCTAACCAATTAAAAGTTGGTTTCACTCGTGTTGAAAGAGTGATCAAAGAAAGAATGACTGTTCAAGAAGTTGGAACTCAAACACCACAACTTCTGATTTCCATTAAGCCGATCACTGCAGTGATCAATGAGTTCTTTGGATCCAGCCAATTGTCCCAGTTTATGGACCAGACAAACCCTCTGGCAGAGCTCACTCACAAACGTCGTTTGAACGCTTTAGGACCTGGAGGTCTTTCCAGAGATAGAGCAGGATTCGAGGTGCGTGACGTTCACTATAGCCACTACGGCCGTATGTGTCCGATTGAAACTCCTGAAGGTCCAAACATCGGACTCATTCTCTCTATGTCTTCATATGCGAGAGTGAATGATTACGGATTCTTGGAAACTCCTTACAGAGTAGTTAAAAACAGCAAAGTATCCAATAACATAGAATACCTAACCGCCGATAAGGAAGAATATCATTCTATTGCGGTTTCTTCTTCTCCTGTAGATGAAAAGGGAGAGTTTAAAAATAAACTTATCTCTACTCGTCACAGATCGGATTACCCTTTCCGCAACCCGAACGAGATCCAGTACATGGACTTAGCTCCAATGCAGGTGGTATCCGTTTCTACTGCGTTAATACCATTCTTAGAGCATGATGACGCGAACCGTGCGCTCATGGGTTCTAACATGCAACGTCAGGCGGTTCCTCTTCTTAGACAAGAGGCGCCTTTCGTTGGAACTGGAATGGAAACTCGTGCAGCTTACGATTCTCGTATTTGTATCATCTCCAGACATGATGGTGTGGTTACTTACGTAGACGCGGAGAAGGTTGTAATCGAGCGTAAGGGCGGAAAAGAATCCGATACTTACGATCTTACTAAATTTAAGAAGACCAACCAAGGTACTTGTTTTAACCAAACTCCGGTTGTTGGAGTAGTTCACTCAGAGATCGACGGTAAAGTTACTAAAGTCAGCAAAGAGAAAATCGAAGTGACTGCGGATAACGGAAACGTTCGCGAATACAATCTGATCTCCGGTAATAAACAATACCAGCCGATCGTTTCCAACGGAGAAGAAGTTCGTAGAGGAACAACTATCGCAGGACAGATCGTTTCCGGCGAAAGAATGGATGAGAACGGTAACATTCTACAAAAGGGAACTGTCCTTGCAGACGGTCCTGCGGTGGACAACGGAACTCTCGCACTTGGACGTAACGTTCTTGTGGCTTTTATGCCTTGGGAAGGTTACAACTTCGAGGATGCGATCCTAATCTCCGAAAAAGTTGTAAAAGACGATATTTTCTCTTCTATCCACATCGAAGAGTTCGAGATCCAAGCAAGAGAAACCAAACTTGGACAAGAGCAGATCACAAGAGATATTCCGAACCTTTCGGACAAAGCTTTCCGTGATCTAGATGAAACCGGTGTGATCCGTGTTGGTGCAGAAGTAAAACCGGGAGACATCCTGGTAGGTATGGTGACTCCTAAGGGAGAAACTGATCTAACTCCTGAATACAAACTTCTTCACTCCATCTTCGGAGAAAAAGCGAAAGAAGTAAGAGATTCTTCTCTTCGTATGCCGAACGGTTTCGAAGGAACTGTAATCGATATCAAACGTTTCTCACGCGAGAAGGGAGATGAACTTCCTGCTGGTGTAGAAGAAATGGTGAAAGTTTTCGTAGCTCGTAAACGTAAACTTCTGGTCGGAGATAAAATGGCAGGACGCCACGGTAACAAGGGTGTCGTTGCACGTATCATGGCAGAAGAAGATATGCCTTACATGGAAGACGGTACTCCAATGGATATCGTTCTGAACCCGTTAGGTGTTCCTTCTCGTATGAACCTCGGACAGATTTTCGAAACTCAACTCGGACTTGCTGCAAGCAAACTGGGAATCAATTTCGAAACTCCAGTTTTCGACGGAGCTACAGAAGCGGATGTAGAGAAGTATTGCAAAGAAGCAAATCTTCCTCTCAGCTCTAAATTCAAATTATACGACGGACGTACCGGATTACCTTTCATGAACGAGGTATTCTGTGGTTACATCTACATGTTGAAACTCGCTCACTTGGTGGACGATAAGATTCACGCTCGTTCTACCGGACCTTACTCTTTGGTTACTCAACAACCACTCGGAGGAAAGGCTCAGTTCGGTGGTCAGCGTTTGGGAGAGATGGAGGTCTGGGCTCTCGAAGCTTACGGAGCATCTCATACTCTTCAGGAACTTCTTACCATCAAGTCTGACGATATGCTCGGAAGAGCAAGAATCTATGAAGCTATCGTTAAAGGTATCCATTCCATTAAACCTGGAATTCCGGAATCCTTCAACGTACTAGTGCAGGAACTCAGGGGACTTGCATTGGATATCGTTATCACTGACTCGGAAGGTAACAGCGTTGATATCTCCGACTACGAAGACGAATATTCCAAGAGCAAGAAGAAGATTAAGTTCGAAACGATCGAGAACGCCTAA
- the rpoC gene encoding DNA-directed RNA polymerase subunit beta' encodes MRSNNDFESITIRLASPERIKEWSYGEVKKPETINYRTLKPERDGLFCEKIFGTTKDWECYCGKFKSIRYKGVVCDKCGVEVTHSKVRRERMGHIELAAPVSHIWYYRSVPSRMGLLLDMTINQLKSVLYFEKYVIIDPADTGRNRGELIDEEEYHAYLDEYGDKFVAGIGADAIKELLSRIDVDAEARIIRQKIQEKEKISDKRILKRLEVLEAFRDSGNRPEWMVLDVVPVIPPELRPMVQLEGGRFATSDLNDLYRRVINRNNRLKRLLALKAPEIIVRNEKRMLQEAVDALFDNSRRKRTVKGKGNRPLKSISDMLKGKQGRFRQNLLGKRVDYSGRSVIVVGPELKYHEMGLPKKMALELFKPFIMKRLVDLDLAPNIKSAKKKVEAEEKEVFDVLETVVKEHPVMLNRAPTLHRLGIQAFLPVLVEGKAIKLHPLVCHAFNADFDGDQMAIHVPLTPKAQLEVWMLMLSPHNILNPANGHPICGPTQDIVLGIYYLTSELPTEAGVPLKSFANLDEVTYAIDRGVIEYRTKISVLHQGKILETTAGRLIFNTVLPEGYPYVNRALSDKETNRIIAEVYEKYGPAQTVLMLDDIKKLGYRYATIFSPTISIEDIRVSPGKVTLVGDANKEVERADGEYRKGIITNEERKKKVIEIWTKTNDLITDSMFKELEKDKGGYNPVFIMAASGARGSKQQIRQLAGMRGLMAKPSGEIIELAIRSNFREGLSVLEFFISTHGARKGLADTALKTADAGYLTRRLVDISQDVIVAEDDCGTEECITLGTVKEGENVIVSLSDRVFGRFTSEDIVDPVSETVVYPKGSLITREVGQKLENLGYEKIKVRSPLTCEARWGICIKCYGMDMARLTPAEIGEAVGTIAAQSIGQPGTQLTMRTFHIGGAASAKVQEKEHKVGYRAIVNSINGRTLQTSDRGLIFSRRGSIVVQRLIQQFNSSDLTNLRVENGQKVDKGELVATLASGENVTSEAPGTVKIADGLFRILGEEAVVPVKTSTTLNVKVGQITEPNQALGEFDPFNEIGVTEIEGTAAWVDLEVGKNVRRDEDVKTSNVNYKVIEQRREKLIPRIVVSSGGSKEEYLVPVDAIISVQNGDKVKAGDILFKIPTVAEKTRDITGGLPRVDELFEARRPKDATTLAETDGKIEDNGEIVKEKRVLYIVPDNEELDKVKVTIPIGKQLRVRHGDFVKRGDQMDDGNLDPHDILRVKGVTALQVYLVQEVQEVYRLQGVHINDKHIEVVVRQMMRKVLITDSGDTSFVNQQQVDRFAFLEENKRVIAEGGSPAQCVPILLGLTKASLNTESFFSAASFQETTKVLTDAAIKGKTDNLAGLKENVIIGHMIPAGTGMRKYRDVAVFKETYGDLDRPLEVEEEEIPMAIPEDNEN; translated from the coding sequence ATGAGATCCAATAACGATTTTGAATCAATAACAATCAGATTAGCGTCTCCAGAAAGAATCAAAGAATGGTCTTACGGAGAAGTCAAAAAACCTGAGACAATCAACTACCGTACTTTAAAGCCGGAGAGAGATGGTCTTTTCTGCGAGAAAATTTTCGGAACTACTAAGGACTGGGAATGTTACTGCGGAAAATTCAAATCTATCCGTTACAAGGGTGTGGTTTGCGACAAATGTGGTGTCGAGGTAACTCACTCCAAAGTTCGTCGTGAGCGTATGGGTCATATCGAGCTTGCGGCTCCTGTTTCTCATATCTGGTACTATCGTTCCGTTCCTTCCAGAATGGGACTTCTCTTGGACATGACCATCAATCAGCTCAAGAGTGTTCTTTATTTCGAAAAATATGTGATCATCGATCCGGCTGATACCGGAAGAAATCGCGGCGAGCTAATCGACGAAGAAGAATATCACGCATACCTAGACGAATACGGCGACAAGTTTGTTGCTGGTATAGGTGCGGACGCGATCAAAGAACTTCTTTCTCGTATCGATGTTGATGCAGAAGCACGTATCATTCGCCAAAAGATCCAAGAAAAAGAAAAGATCTCCGACAAAAGAATCCTGAAACGTTTGGAAGTATTAGAAGCATTCCGCGATTCAGGAAACCGTCCTGAGTGGATGGTCCTTGATGTGGTTCCGGTCATTCCACCTGAACTTCGTCCAATGGTTCAATTAGAAGGTGGACGTTTTGCTACCTCCGACTTGAACGATCTATATCGTAGAGTTATCAACAGAAATAACCGTCTTAAACGTCTTCTCGCGTTAAAAGCTCCTGAGATCATCGTTCGTAACGAAAAACGTATGCTCCAAGAAGCGGTTGACGCGTTATTCGATAATAGCCGCCGCAAACGTACCGTAAAAGGTAAAGGTAACAGACCTCTTAAATCCATTTCAGACATGTTGAAAGGAAAACAAGGTCGTTTCCGCCAAAACCTACTCGGTAAACGTGTGGATTACTCCGGTCGTTCGGTGATCGTAGTTGGTCCAGAGCTGAAATATCACGAGATGGGTCTTCCTAAGAAGATGGCTCTCGAGCTATTTAAACCTTTTATAATGAAACGTTTGGTGGATCTGGATTTAGCTCCAAACATCAAATCTGCTAAGAAGAAAGTAGAAGCAGAAGAAAAAGAAGTTTTCGACGTTCTTGAAACAGTAGTGAAAGAGCACCCGGTTATGTTAAACCGTGCTCCTACTCTTCACCGTTTAGGGATCCAAGCATTCCTTCCGGTTCTTGTAGAAGGAAAAGCGATCAAACTTCACCCGTTAGTATGTCACGCATTCAATGCTGACTTCGACGGTGACCAGATGGCGATACACGTTCCACTGACTCCAAAAGCTCAGTTGGAAGTATGGATGCTTATGCTTTCTCCTCACAATATCTTGAACCCTGCAAACGGTCACCCGATCTGCGGACCTACTCAAGATATCGTACTTGGAATTTATTATCTAACTTCTGAACTTCCAACCGAAGCAGGAGTTCCTCTTAAATCATTCGCGAACCTTGATGAGGTTACTTACGCGATCGATAGAGGAGTGATAGAGTATAGAACTAAAATTTCCGTTCTTCACCAAGGAAAGATCCTGGAGACTACTGCGGGTCGTTTGATCTTCAATACTGTTCTTCCGGAAGGTTATCCTTATGTGAACCGTGCTCTCTCCGATAAAGAGACGAACAGGATCATTGCGGAAGTTTATGAGAAATACGGACCGGCTCAAACCGTTCTGATGCTAGACGATATTAAGAAATTAGGATATCGTTATGCTACAATTTTCAGCCCGACTATCTCTATCGAAGACATCAGAGTGTCTCCGGGTAAAGTTACTCTTGTTGGTGACGCTAACAAAGAAGTGGAGAGAGCCGACGGAGAATATCGTAAAGGTATTATCACAAACGAAGAACGTAAGAAAAAAGTGATCGAGATCTGGACTAAAACCAACGACCTCATCACTGACTCCATGTTCAAAGAACTTGAGAAGGACAAAGGTGGATACAACCCTGTATTCATCATGGCGGCTTCCGGTGCTCGTGGATCTAAACAACAGATCCGTCAGTTGGCTGGTATGCGTGGTCTGATGGCGAAACCTTCTGGTGAGATCATCGAACTTGCGATTCGTTCCAACTTCCGCGAGGGATTAAGCGTTCTTGAATTCTTTATCTCTACTCACGGTGCTCGTAAAGGTCTTGCGGATACAGCGTTAAAAACTGCGGACGCGGGTTACTTGACTCGTCGTTTGGTGGATATTTCTCAAGACGTTATCGTAGCAGAAGATGATTGCGGAACTGAAGAATGTATCACTCTCGGAACCGTAAAAGAAGGTGAGAACGTAATCGTTTCTCTTAGCGACCGTGTATTCGGACGTTTTACTTCTGAAGATATCGTAGACCCTGTTTCTGAAACTGTAGTTTATCCTAAAGGATCTTTGATCACTAGAGAAGTAGGACAGAAACTCGAAAACCTCGGTTACGAGAAAATCAAGGTTCGTTCACCTCTAACTTGCGAAGCTCGTTGGGGAATCTGTATTAAATGTTACGGTATGGATATGGCTCGTCTGACTCCAGCAGAGATTGGAGAAGCAGTCGGAACTATCGCAGCTCAGTCCATCGGACAGCCTGGAACTCAGTTGACGATGAGAACATTCCACATCGGTGGTGCGGCTTCTGCGAAAGTACAAGAGAAGGAGCACAAAGTAGGATACCGCGCGATCGTGAATTCGATCAACGGTAGAACTTTACAAACTTCTGATAGAGGTTTGATCTTCTCTCGTCGTGGATCCATCGTAGTTCAGAGATTGATCCAACAGTTCAATTCTTCTGACCTAACCAACCTTAGGGTAGAAAACGGACAGAAAGTGGATAAGGGAGAGTTGGTTGCAACTCTTGCTTCTGGAGAGAACGTAACTTCCGAAGCTCCAGGAACAGTAAAAATCGCAGACGGACTCTTCAGAATTCTGGGAGAAGAAGCGGTTGTTCCTGTAAAAACTTCTACCACTCTGAATGTGAAAGTAGGGCAAATCACTGAGCCGAACCAAGCTTTAGGAGAATTTGACCCATTCAACGAAATCGGAGTTACCGAGATCGAAGGAACTGCTGCTTGGGTGGATCTGGAAGTCGGTAAGAACGTTCGTAGGGACGAGGACGTTAAGACGTCTAACGTTAATTATAAAGTAATCGAGCAACGTAGGGAAAAATTGATCCCAAGAATCGTGGTGTCTTCTGGCGGAAGCAAAGAAGAATATCTGGTTCCAGTGGATGCTATCATCTCCGTTCAAAACGGAGACAAAGTGAAAGCGGGAGACATCCTCTTCAAGATACCAACCGTTGCAGAAAAAACCCGGGATATTACCGGTGGTCTTCCAAGGGTAGACGAACTTTTCGAAGCTCGTCGTCCTAAAGACGCAACCACTCTTGCAGAAACTGACGGAAAGATTGAAGATAATGGAGAGATCGTAAAAGAAAAACGAGTTCTCTATATCGTTCCTGATAACGAAGAGTTGGATAAAGTAAAAGTAACCATTCCGATCGGAAAACAATTACGTGTTCGTCACGGAGACTTCGTAAAACGCGGAGATCAAATGGACGACGGAAACCTGGATCCACACGATATCTTGAGAGTAAAAGGTGTTACAGCACTTCAAGTATATCTTGTGCAAGAGGTTCAAGAGGTTTACAGACTACAAGGGGTGCATATCAACGATAAGCACATCGAAGTAGTTGTTCGCCAGATGATGCGTAAGGTTTTAATTACCGATTCCGGAGACACATCTTTCGTGAACCAACAACAAGTGGATCGTTTCGCTTTCTTGGAAGAAAACAAGAGAGTGATAGCTGAAGGAGGATCTCCGGCTCAGTGTGTTCCGATCTTATTAGGTTTAACGAAAGCATCTTTGAATACTGAGTCGTTCTTCTCGGCTGCTTCCTTCCAGGAAACAACTAAGGTGTTAACAGACGCTGCAATCAAAGGAAAAACTGATAACTTAGCGGGACTTAAAGAGAACGTTATTATCGGTCACATGATCCCTGCGGGAACCGGAATGAGAAAATATCGCGATGTCGCGGTGTTCAAAGAAACTTACGGGGATCTAGATCGTCCTCTGGAAGTGGAAGAGGAAGAAATTCCGATGGCCATACCGGAAGACAACGAGAATTAA
- the rpsL gene encoding 30S ribosomal protein S12, translated as MPTISQLIRHGRKKQVNKSKSPALKSSPQRRGVCTKVTTFTPKKPNSALRKVARVRLTTGIEVTAYIPGEGHNLQEHNVVLIRGGRVKDLPGVRYHIIRGTLDTLGIDKRRKSRSKYGTKKPKA; from the coding sequence ATGCCTACAATTAGCCAACTTATACGTCACGGCAGGAAGAAACAGGTTAACAAATCTAAATCTCCTGCATTAAAAAGCAGTCCTCAACGTAGAGGCGTTTGCACGAAGGTGACAACCTTCACACCGAAAAAACCTAACTCAGCTTTGAGAAAAGTTGCAAGGGTTCGTTTAACAACCGGTATCGAAGTGACCGCTTATATTCCCGGTGAGGGACATAACCTGCAAGAGCACAACGTTGTTCTTATCCGCGGGGGAAGGGTAAAAGACCTTCCAGGGGTTCGTTATCATATTATCCGTGGTACCTTGGATACTCTCGGTATCGATAAACGTCGTAAGAGTCGTTCTAAGTATGGAACGAAAAAACCTAAGGCGTAA